TGCGCTGGATGATACGTTGCGAGATACAGCTCGTAAAGCTGTTGCCGGGCTTGAAGAGAATATGGATGAAATGAAATTTGGCAGTGCACTCTCCCATCTGTGGGAATTAGTCAGCCGCACAAACAAATACATTGATGAAACGACGCCGTGGGTATTGGCAAAAGATGAGTCTAATAAAGAACGCCTTGGTACAGTAATGTACAATCTGGCGGAAAGCATCCGCATTATCTCAATCGGAATTCAACCGTTCATGACCCATACGCCGCACAAAATTTGGACACAATTGGGTATTACAGAAGGGGAGGACATTACCGGATGGGATGCAGCAAAAGAATGGGGCAAGCTTTTGGCTAATACGAAAGTAAACCGCGGCGATGCGCTGTTCCCTCGTCTGGAACTGGAAAAAGAGATTGCCATTATCGATGAAACAACTGCTGCCGCACGTAAGCAGGCGGAAGAAAACAAGAAAAAGAAAGAGCAGGTGCAGGCAAGAACAGAAGAGAAGCAAGAGGCCGATGAGATTAATATCGATGATTTTATGAAAGTGGAATTGCGCGTAGCGCAAGTAATTGAAGCTGAGAAAGTTCCGAAGGCGGATAAGCTGTTAAAGCTGCAGCTGGACTTAGGCTTTGAGAAACGCCAGGTCGTCTCTGGCATTGCAAAATACTACAGTCCGGAAGAGTTGGTTGGAAAGAAAGTTATCTGTGTTACCAACTTGAAGCCGGTAAAATTGCGTGGCGAAATGTCGAACGGAATGATTCTCGCCGCTTCCGAGGGGGACAGCCTCACACTTGCGACCGTACCCGAAAGTATGCCAAACGGCGCGATTGTAAAGTAAACGCCGGGAACGCACAAGGAAGGAGCTGGTAGCGTGCTTTTTGATACACACGCACACCTGAACGACGAAAAATTCAGCGAAGATAGAGAAGCGACCATTGCTAGAGCAAGGGAAAACGGTATTTCGTATATTTGTAACATCGGGTATAACCGGGAGACGATCGAGACGTCTCTCGAGTTAACCCGTACGTATGATTTTATCTATACAGCTATTGGCTGGCATCCACAGGATGCGAAAACATTGACTGATGAAGATTTGGTCTGGATTGAGAAATTGGCCTCTGAAGAAGATAAAGTGGTGGCGATCGGGGAAATTGGACTGGACTATTACTGGGATACTTCACCAAAAGACGTACAGCAGGATGTATTCCGTAAGCAAATTCGACTGGCAAGAAAGCTTAAACTCCCGATTATTATCCATGATAGGGATGCACATCAGGATATTCTCGACATTTTGCGCGAAGAGAAAGCGGAGGAGGTTGGCGGCATTATGCATTGCTTCTCCGGTAGTCCAGAAATGGCGCGTCAGTGCATCGATATGAATTTTCATATCTCGTTAGGTGGTCCGGTAACATTCAAGAATGCCAAGAAACCGAAGGAAGTAGCCGAGATCGTACCGCTTGAACGCTTGTTAATTGAAACCGATTGTCCGTACCTTACTCCAGAGCCGTATCGCGGCAAGCGAAACGAAAGTGCATATGTCCGATACGTAGCCGAAAAAATTGCTGAGTTGAAAAATATTTCGTTCGAACAATTAGCTCAAATTACGACGGCAAATGCCAAAAAATTATTCCATATAAAGGAATAATTTGAGCGTTGGAGAAATTTTCTGCCTTAGATGTATCAACGGTTGGGACGTTTTATTGAGTCTGAATGCCTATTGAAAAGTTGCAAACTTTGTAGAAAACGATGTAAAAAAATGGTTTGACAAGTTTTCAAGGGATCGACTACAATGACTCTCAACCGTTGAAGGAGGCAGATAGACTTTGAAGCAGAATCATATTCAGTCGGATTTTTGGAAGGGTCGAATGTGGATTCTTCTGACCGCTGTTGCGATCCTTGTTCTCTTAAGTCTTGCGCTTTTGGTTAATTCATTGCAAACAAAGAAGTTTACTTTCATAAATGACGGCAAAGCAATGGCCGTAACCACAAAAGCGAAAACGCTAGGAGAATTCCTAGCTGAGAAAAGGATACAACTGGGGGAGTTTGACGAGCTGAATTTCGGAATGGACACAGCATTGGCAGACGGTATGCAAGTGAGTTACATACCAGGTAAAAAGATAAACATAAACATAGCCGGTCACAAGAAACAGGTGGTGACGGCAAAACGTCAGGTAAAAGATATTCTTGCTGAGGAGAATGTAGCGCTCGGACCGTTGGACAAGGTCAAGCCAGCGCTCAATCAGTCGGTAAAGGAAAATCAAACAGTAACGGTTACACGAATTACCAAGAAATTGGTGAATAACGAGAAAACGGTAGCCTTCAATACAAAAGAGCGGGAAGACCGCACCATGCTGCAAGGACAGCAGAAGGTTATTCAGCAGGGCCAGGAAGGAAAAGTACTGGAACGGTATGAGGTTGTCTATATCAATGGTAAACCTGCGTCAAAGAAGCTTGTCGAAACCAAAAAGCTGCAAGACTGGAAAGATCACATTGTAGCAGTTGGAACGGCACAAATGACAGCTGTATCACGAAGCGAGAGCGACCGGGCATCCAGAGTCTCTGAAATGGGAGGAGACTTCACGCCGCGTAAAACGCTTCAAGTAAGAATGACCGCTTATTCACCGCATGCGGCATCCACAGGAAAGAATCCGGGAGATGCGGAATACGCGATTACAGCGTCAGGAGCTACAGCGAAGGAAGGGAGAACCATTGCAGTTGACCCGAGTGTCGTACCCCTCGGCTGGTGGGTTTATATTGAAGGGTATGGTTTTCGTAAGGCCGAAGATACGGGTGGTGCCATTAAAGGTAATAGAATGGACTTATACTTCGCATCTGAAGACGAAGCTCAGAACTTTGGCGTCCAACGTAAAACCGTGCATGTTATCGGTCCAAATAAACCAAATTAATGGTATGATACAAACAGGGAAAATTTACTTTTCCCTGTCTTTTCTTTTTCGTATTTAGCATACACATGGTTATCTTTCGATTTTTGTCATAACTTATTTTAAGCTAACAAGACATGTGTATTTCTGAAAAGAGGAAACAAGTGTGATGATTAAAGAAGTTATCGTTGTAGAGGGAAAGTCTGATACGGTTGCTATTAATCGTGCGGTACATGCCGATACGATCGAGACTGGCGGTTCGGCTATTCCGGAATGGGTCATTGATCGCATCCGGCGAGCGCAGCGTAAACGTGGAGTTATCGTGTTCACTGATCCCGATTATCAGGGAGAGCGTATCCGCAAGATTATTAGTCAAGCAGTGCCTGGCTGCAAACATGCGTTTATTAAAAAAGCTGAGGGTCAGGGTAAACGTAACTTAGGCGTAGAATATGCATCCCCGGAAGTAATCCGTAGAGCGCTCGCTGAGGTTCGAACGGAAGCGGAAGCGCCGACGGAGCAGATTACAATGGCAGATATGATTGATGCTGGCTTGGTTGGCGGAGCACAGGCCAAAGGGCGTCGAGCGTTGCTGGGTGAGAAGCTTGGTATTGGCTATGCGAATGCTCAACAACTGCATAAGCGAATGCTCATGCTACAGATTACGCGTGAAGAATTCGTCGAGGCGCTTGCCTCGGTTCTGGCGCAGGAGGAATAGAGATGACAATGCGCGACATTGCAACACCAACAAGAACGAGAGAGATTCTTAAGCAATACGGGTTCTCGTTTAAAAAAAGCCTGGGACAAAACTTCCTGGTTGATTTGAACATTCTGAGTAAAATTGTTGATGCTGCCGAGTTAACAAAAGAGAAGGGCGCCATTGAGATCGGACCGGGCATCGGGGCACTAACCGAGCAATTATCCCGCCAAGCGGGTAAAGTGGTGGCTGTTGAAATTGATCAGCGATTGTTGCCGATTCTGGCTGATACGCTATCTGCGTATTCACACACGGAAATCGTTCATGGTGATGTCTTGGAAATGGATCTGGGCACCCTGATTCGAGAGAAATTTCCGGAGCAGGAGAAAGTCAGTGTCGTGGCGAACTTGCCGTACTATGTGACCAGTGCCATTCTAATGAAACTGCTTGAAGAACGATTGCCACTTGAGAACATTGTAGTCATGATCCAAAAGGAAGTAGCCGAGCGTATTGCTGCCGGGCCGGGAGGCAAAGAATACGGCGCGTTAAGTGTGCTGGCACAGTTCTATGCAGAGGCGGAAGTCGTTACCATTGTGCCGCACAGTGTCTTTATTCCCCAGCCGAATGTTGACTCTGCGGTTCTTCGCCTTCGTATTCGGAACAAACCTGCCGTAGACGTAGATAGTGAGACGATGTTCTACCGGGTTGTCAAAGCCAGCTTTGCGCAACGGCGCAAAACGCTATCGAACAACCTGTTGAATAACCTTTTCGGCAAGGAACGCAAAGAAGAAATGCTGCGCATCCTCGCCGAAGCGGGTATCGAGCCGGCAAGACGGGGCGAGACGCTTTCGATTGAGGAATTTGCCCGGTTAAGTAACCTGATTTCTCAGGCTTCCGTATAACGATTTTTAAGCTTTCTAAAGGATGCATATAGGCAGAACCCCTTTTTCCCGGCAAGCATACGATGTCAGGGAAGGAGGGGTTTTTATGTTTACGAACTCGAAGTTTAAAGTTGGTGACATTGTAACGAGGAAATCGCATGGCTATGATATGTTGTTCCAGATTCTCGATATTGACAAAGAAGATAAAACCGCTGCGCTTATCGGCCTAGACTACCGATTGATGGCAGACGCTCCGCTCGATGACCTGGTTAAAGTAAACGAAGATGAGATGCAGAAGATGCGAAGTGCCTACGAGCAGAAACACCTCGAAGCGATGCGACTGATTCAGCAGGAAAGACGTTCGACCCGTGAGAAAAATACGTGGCGTCAGGTAAATCATATAAAAGACATAGGAGGCTCCTTCGACTGGCCGGGCAAGGTTCTTCATGTAGATGGAGACAGAGGTTATTTGAAGAAGTGCCTGGCTGTTTATCAGGAATTAAAAGTGCCTGCTATTGGATACCATTATCCTGAGAAAGAGTTTCCAGAAGCGATCCTTCCTCTTCTAAACAAACACAGTCCGGATATTCTTGTGCTGACGGGGCATGATGCTTTGCAGAGCAAAAGAGGGCCAGCAGATGATTTGAATAGCTACCGCCACTCGAAATATTTTGTTCAAGCAGTAGAGAAAGCTCGGATGTTTCAGCAGAGCAAGGATAGTTTAGTTATTTTCGCAGGGGCATGCCAGTCGCATTTCGAAGCGATTCTGGAGGCGGGAGCGAATTTTGCCAGTTCACCGAAACGAATTAATATTCATACGCTTGATCCGGTATACATAGCCGAAAAAGTGGCGTATACCTCCATTCAGCAATCGATTAATATTTTTGACATGGTTAAGAATACGATTACGGGCATTGAAGGAGTAGGAGGTTTGGAATCGAAAGGATGCTTTCGCTTCGGGATTCCAAAGCCGTAAGTCTAATAAGGATGAGTGACGGGGAAAGAGCAGGGAAATTTCTTCAAGTCGGCCTTTATTTTATAGTAAGATAAAGACCGATTTGAAGAAACCGTTTCATGAAGATACGACTTTTCTATCAATTTTTGATTTTTCTGATTTTTAAGCGTTTTCCCGGTAAAAAAATATTGACAGTGTCCATAAAATCTTGCTATAATAATCGATTTATTTGACATACTATAAAAGTGGTGGTATACTTACCAATAGTGAGGTGGTCTGAATGGCGAGAAATACGTTACACGATATAAAACGTAATTTGGATGGGCATATCGGCGAACGGATTTTACTCCGAGCGAACGGTGGCCGTCGCAAGACCGTAGAAAGGACGGGAGTTCTTGAAGAAACTTACCCGTCTGTATTTATTGTGAAGCTCGATGAGGACAAGCATTCCTTTGAGCGCGTGTCGTACAGCTATGCAGATGTGCTTACAGAGACAGTGGAACTTACAATTTGCCGCGATGATGAATATATTCGAATCGCCCTTGAACAGTAGGATACCTTATCCTGCTGTTTTTATTTTTCCTTTCTGCATATACTATGCGCACGGGAAAAATAAAGGGGGCTGTATATATGGCACGTAGAAGAAGTGTTATGTCAGAGCAGTTCAAGTATGAGCTTGCAAAAGATCTTGGTTTTTATGAAACTGTACAGCGCGAGGGCTGGGGCGGCATTACTACCCGTGATGCGGGAAATATGGTGAAGCGGGCCATCCAACTTGCGGAAGAATCGCTTGCGAAACAGAATCCCACGAAGTAACTTTTCCCGGTAAGGGCCAGGCAATCTGCCTGGTCTTTTATTATTTTTAGGGAGAAGAAAGATTGCTAATGTCTCCCTTATATATGCTGAAGTCTATGTTCTTCATTTTCTTATCGATTAATGCTAAAATAAGCAAAGCATAAAATGGAAGGGAAGAAGGAATTAGTGAACGACGCTTGCCTTATGGTCAAGGCCCCGGCAAAAATCAACTTAACATTGGATGTATTAGCGAAGCGGCCGGACGGCTATCACGAGATTGAGATGGTAATGACAACCATTGATTTGGCCGACAGATTAACCATTTATCCGCGGGAAGAAGATAAAATTACGCTTGATTGTACGGTTAGTTATCTTCCACTTGATGAAAGAAACCATGTATATCAAGCCGCACGGCTTGTCAAAGAGCGATTCGGCATCAAGCACGGCGTACACATCCATATTGATAAACACATTCCTATTGCTGCAGGCTTGGCAGGTGGAAGCAGTGATGCAGCAGCAACGATTAAAGGGTTGAACCGATTATGGAATCTGGGTATGAGCGTGGAGGAAATGGCCGAGTTAGGTTCGCATGTTGGCTCGGATGTTTCTTTTTGTGTATATGGCGGCACAGCGTTGGCGCGCGGACGAGGTGAGAAAATCGAACGCCTTCCGTCACCGCCCTCCTGCTGGGTTATTTTAGCGAAGCCGCCGATTGGCGTATCGACGGGTGAAGTGTATGGTGCACTGCGTATCGACGAAGGGAAAGAGGAGCGAAAATCGGCCGAGATGATTGAGGCCATTCACCGAGGTGATTTCACTGGAGTATGCCGCGCATTGGGCAACCACCTTGAATCCGTCACGCTAGAGATGCATCCACAAGTTCGTCAAATTAAGGAAAGAATGCTGCGATTTGGTGCGGATGGTGTTCTTATGTCAGGAAGCGGACCGACCGTATTTGCACTGGCGGAACGAGAGTCGCGAATGAATAGGATATACAATGGCTTGCGTGGCTTTTGCAAGGAAGTGTATGCGGTTCGTATTCTGGGGGAAAATAACCGGTAACACTTGCGTAAATCCGTACATAAGTGGTATATTCACTTCATAATATTCGGTTTTTAATACGGAGGAACGTACATGAAAAAGTTACGGAGAAGTGCCCGGCTTGTAGATATGACGCAGCATTTGCTTGCGCGTCCCCATAAACTCATTCCACTCACGTTTTTTGCGGAACAATACGGGGCAGCTAAGTCTTCCATCAGTGAAGATTTATCCATTATTAAAGAATTGTTTGAATCAGAAGGAGTCGGCCTGTTGAGAACGGTAGCGGGTGCGGCAGGCGGTGTAAAATACATTCCGCTGACAAATACTGAAGATGCTCAAGCGGGTATGGAACGTCTGTGTCGTACATTAGAAAGTTCCGGTCGCCTGCTTCCTGGCGGATACCTGTATATGGCTGATTTACTAGGCGATCCAGAAGTGTTATCGGAGATCGGTAAAGTATTTGCTACAGTGTTCGCCGAGTCCGAAGCAGATTATGTAATGACTGTAGAAACGAAAGGGATTCCGCTTGCATATGCAACAGCGTATTATTTAAACATTCCTGTTGTAATCGTTCGCCGATACAGTAAGGTGACGGATGGTTCGGTCGTGAGCATTAACTATGTATCCGGTTCAAGCAAGCGAATTCAAACGATGTCTTTAGCACGTCGCAGTCTCCCTGAGAATTCCAAGGTGCTTATTGTCGATGATTTCATGAAGGCGGGCGGTACCG
This sequence is a window from Aneurinibacillus migulanus. Protein-coding genes within it:
- a CDS encoding TatD family hydrolase gives rise to the protein MLFDTHAHLNDEKFSEDREATIARARENGISYICNIGYNRETIETSLELTRTYDFIYTAIGWHPQDAKTLTDEDLVWIEKLASEEDKVVAIGEIGLDYYWDTSPKDVQQDVFRKQIRLARKLKLPIIIHDRDAHQDILDILREEKAEEVGGIMHCFSGSPEMARQCIDMNFHISLGGPVTFKNAKKPKEVAEIVPLERLLIETDCPYLTPEPYRGKRNESAYVRYVAEKIAELKNISFEQLAQITTANAKKLFHIKE
- a CDS encoding 3D domain-containing protein, with the translated sequence MKQNHIQSDFWKGRMWILLTAVAILVLLSLALLVNSLQTKKFTFINDGKAMAVTTKAKTLGEFLAEKRIQLGEFDELNFGMDTALADGMQVSYIPGKKININIAGHKKQVVTAKRQVKDILAEENVALGPLDKVKPALNQSVKENQTVTVTRITKKLVNNEKTVAFNTKEREDRTMLQGQQKVIQQGQEGKVLERYEVVYINGKPASKKLVETKKLQDWKDHIVAVGTAQMTAVSRSESDRASRVSEMGGDFTPRKTLQVRMTAYSPHAASTGKNPGDAEYAITASGATAKEGRTIAVDPSVVPLGWWVYIEGYGFRKAEDTGGAIKGNRMDLYFASEDEAQNFGVQRKTVHVIGPNKPN
- the rnmV gene encoding ribonuclease M5 — protein: MMIKEVIVVEGKSDTVAINRAVHADTIETGGSAIPEWVIDRIRRAQRKRGVIVFTDPDYQGERIRKIISQAVPGCKHAFIKKAEGQGKRNLGVEYASPEVIRRALAEVRTEAEAPTEQITMADMIDAGLVGGAQAKGRRALLGEKLGIGYANAQQLHKRMLMLQITREEFVEALASVLAQEE
- the rsmA gene encoding 16S rRNA (adenine(1518)-N(6)/adenine(1519)-N(6))-dimethyltransferase RsmA, which produces MTMRDIATPTRTREILKQYGFSFKKSLGQNFLVDLNILSKIVDAAELTKEKGAIEIGPGIGALTEQLSRQAGKVVAVEIDQRLLPILADTLSAYSHTEIVHGDVLEMDLGTLIREKFPEQEKVSVVANLPYYVTSAILMKLLEERLPLENIVVMIQKEVAERIAAGPGGKEYGALSVLAQFYAEAEVVTIVPHSVFIPQPNVDSAVLRLRIRNKPAVDVDSETMFYRVVKASFAQRRKTLSNNLLNNLFGKERKEEMLRILAEAGIEPARRGETLSIEEFARLSNLISQASV
- the yabG gene encoding sporulation peptidase YabG, with protein sequence MFTNSKFKVGDIVTRKSHGYDMLFQILDIDKEDKTAALIGLDYRLMADAPLDDLVKVNEDEMQKMRSAYEQKHLEAMRLIQQERRSTREKNTWRQVNHIKDIGGSFDWPGKVLHVDGDRGYLKKCLAVYQELKVPAIGYHYPEKEFPEAILPLLNKHSPDILVLTGHDALQSKRGPADDLNSYRHSKYFVQAVEKARMFQQSKDSLVIFAGACQSHFEAILEAGANFASSPKRINIHTLDPVYIAEKVAYTSIQQSINIFDMVKNTITGIEGVGGLESKGCFRFGIPKP
- the veg gene encoding biofilm formation stimulator Veg, producing the protein MARNTLHDIKRNLDGHIGERILLRANGGRRKTVERTGVLEETYPSVFIVKLDEDKHSFERVSYSYADVLTETVELTICRDDEYIRIALEQ
- a CDS encoding small, acid-soluble spore protein, alpha/beta type, giving the protein MARRRSVMSEQFKYELAKDLGFYETVQREGWGGITTRDAGNMVKRAIQLAEESLAKQNPTK
- the ispE gene encoding 4-(cytidine 5'-diphospho)-2-C-methyl-D-erythritol kinase; amino-acid sequence: MVKAPAKINLTLDVLAKRPDGYHEIEMVMTTIDLADRLTIYPREEDKITLDCTVSYLPLDERNHVYQAARLVKERFGIKHGVHIHIDKHIPIAAGLAGGSSDAAATIKGLNRLWNLGMSVEEMAELGSHVGSDVSFCVYGGTALARGRGEKIERLPSPPSCWVILAKPPIGVSTGEVYGALRIDEGKEERKSAEMIEAIHRGDFTGVCRALGNHLESVTLEMHPQVRQIKERMLRFGADGVLMSGSGPTVFALAERESRMNRIYNGLRGFCKEVYAVRILGENNR
- the purR gene encoding pur operon repressor, with the translated sequence MKKLRRSARLVDMTQHLLARPHKLIPLTFFAEQYGAAKSSISEDLSIIKELFESEGVGLLRTVAGAAGGVKYIPLTNTEDAQAGMERLCRTLESSGRLLPGGYLYMADLLGDPEVLSEIGKVFATVFAESEADYVMTVETKGIPLAYATAYYLNIPVVIVRRYSKVTDGSVVSINYVSGSSKRIQTMSLARRSLPENSKVLIVDDFMKAGGTARGMMDLLEEFKAEVVGVGVFMETANVEERLVDDYVSLLRVTEVDVRDKEIRLELGNYFKNKE